The Apodemus sylvaticus chromosome 17, mApoSyl1.1, whole genome shotgun sequence genome contains a region encoding:
- the Mchr1 gene encoding melanin-concentrating hormone receptor 1 has protein sequence MDLQASLLSTGPNASNISDDQDNLTLAGSPPRTGSVSYINIIMPSVFGTICLLGIVGNSTVIFAVVKKSKLHWCSNVPDIFIINLSVVDLLFLLGMPFMIHQLMGNGVWHFGETMCTLITAMDANSQFTSTYILTAMAIDRYLATVHPISSTKFRKPSMATLVICLLWALSFISITPVWLYARLIPFPGGAVGCGIRLPNPDTDLYWFTLYQFFLAFALPFVVITAAYVKILQRMTSSVAPASQRSIRLRTKRVTRTAIAICLVFFVCWAPYYVLQLTQLSISRPTLTFVYLYNAAISLGYANSCLNPFVYIVLCETFRKRLVLSVKPAAQGQLRTVSNAQTADEERTESKGT, from the exons ATGGATCTGCAAGCCTCGTTGCTGTCCACTGGCCCCAATGCCAGCAACATCTCCGATGACCAGGATAATCTCACATTGGCGG GGTCACCTCCTCGCACAGGGAGTGTCTCCTACATCAACATCATTATGCCTTCAGTGTTTGGTACCATCTGTCTCCTGGGCATtgtgggaaactccacagtcatCTTTGCGGTGGTGAAGAAATCCAAGCTACACTGGTGCAGCAACGTCCCTGACATCTTCATCATCAACCTCTCTGTGGTGGATCTGCTCTTCCTGCTGGGCATGCCTTTCATGATCCACCAGCTCATGGGTAATGGTGTCTGGCACTTTGGGGAAACCATGTGCACCCTCATCACAGCCATGGATGCCAACAGTCAGTTCACCAGCACCTACATCCTGACTGCTATGGCTATTGACCGCTACTTGGCCACCGTCCACCCTATCTCCTCCACCAAGTTTCGGAAGCCCTCCATGGCCACCCTGGTGATCTGCCTCCTGTGGGCGCTCTCTTTCATTAGCATCACCCCTGTGTGGCTCTATGCCAGGCTCATCCCCTTCCCAGGGGGCGCTGTGGGCTGTGGCATCCGCctgccaaacccagacactgacCTCTACTGGTTCACTCTGTATCAGTTTTTCCTGGCTTTTGCCCTTCCGTTTGTGGTCATCACCGCTGCCTACGTGAAAATACTACAGCGCATGACGTCATCGGTGGCCCCGGCCTCTCAACGCAGCATCCGGCTTCGGACAAAGAGGGTGACCCGCACAGCCATTGCCATCTGTCTGGTCTTCTTTGTGTGTTGGGCGCCCTACTATGTGCTGCAGCTGACTCAGTTGTCCATCAGCCGCCCGACCCTCACATTTGTCTACCTGTACAACGCGGCCATCAGCCTGGGCTATGCCAACAGCTGCCTCAATCCCTTTGTGTACATAGTACTCTGTGAGACCTTTCGAAAACGCTTGGTGTTGTCAGTGAAGCCTGCGGCCCAGGGGCAGCTTCGCACGGTCAGCAATGCTCAGACAGCTGACGAGGAGAGGACAGAAAGCAAAGGCACCTGA